Proteins encoded by one window of Litoribacterium kuwaitense:
- a CDS encoding cytochrome c biogenesis protein ResB, whose product MQKVKCECGHVNPQGTHLCEACGRPLTEEERKRKVAEMRYEGTARRSQTYKRNIVDRIWQFFSSVKVGIWLIVVTLIASALGTVFPQAEYLPPGSTEAIYYEEEFGIFGKIFYQLGFHEMYAQWWYILLVASIGVSLVICSLDRFVPLYRALKHQRVKKADHFLKHQRLHSVTEHKNVSLDEMKKALEKKRYRVRSDGNHLLAEKGRFSRWGPYVNHIGLIIFLIGVMLRFSPDMYVQDHLWVREHETQPIPHSNGYYLENVDFEVEYYDPEANEGEYKEALERVGGNVVKAHKTDAIIYKRAEGTVPGEEPELEKVSEELIRVNHPLKIDGLTLYQMNYKPAELYRLTLGLDRNDTEDRVGTFTVDLSDERLMNDDEVVYDLGDGYEVTLSGYYPDYEVKEEWVDGEKQVNLGSKSKIPDNPVFVFEVTGPDIEEVERSVIGIGINVSAPDADNVYSLSLVQPDFRQATGLSVTKDRTLGIISVGGAIFMLGVIQGMYWTHRRIWVKNDDDEVWVSGHTNKNWFGLKRELDEVIAPFSLTSVVDRKEESKAKDSLKGSE is encoded by the coding sequence ATGCAGAAAGTAAAATGTGAATGTGGGCATGTGAATCCACAAGGAACACACTTATGTGAAGCTTGTGGCCGCCCCTTAACCGAAGAGGAGCGTAAACGAAAAGTTGCTGAGATGCGTTATGAAGGAACTGCTCGTCGCTCCCAAACGTATAAGCGAAACATTGTCGATCGAATCTGGCAGTTCTTTTCTTCAGTTAAAGTTGGGATTTGGCTTATCGTCGTGACGTTAATTGCTTCGGCTCTTGGTACAGTATTTCCTCAAGCGGAATATTTGCCTCCTGGATCAACGGAAGCGATTTATTATGAAGAAGAGTTTGGTATATTCGGGAAGATTTTTTATCAGCTCGGTTTTCACGAAATGTACGCTCAATGGTGGTACATATTACTCGTCGCCTCGATCGGTGTTTCGCTAGTGATTTGTTCTCTCGATCGCTTCGTTCCGCTTTATCGGGCTTTAAAGCACCAGCGTGTCAAAAAAGCAGATCATTTCTTAAAGCACCAGCGACTTCACTCTGTAACCGAGCATAAAAACGTTTCTTTAGATGAAATGAAAAAGGCTCTTGAAAAAAAACGTTATCGTGTTCGGAGTGACGGAAACCATTTACTTGCCGAAAAAGGTCGTTTTTCACGCTGGGGTCCATATGTAAACCATATTGGACTGATTATTTTCTTAATTGGGGTTATGCTTCGTTTTTCACCAGATATGTACGTGCAAGATCACTTATGGGTGCGTGAACACGAAACACAACCGATCCCCCATTCAAATGGCTATTATTTAGAAAATGTAGATTTTGAAGTTGAATATTATGACCCAGAAGCAAATGAAGGCGAATACAAGGAAGCTTTAGAGCGTGTAGGTGGAAACGTTGTTAAAGCGCATAAAACAGACGCAATTATTTATAAGCGTGCAGAAGGAACGGTTCCAGGCGAAGAGCCAGAGTTGGAAAAAGTAAGTGAAGAGCTGATCCGTGTAAATCACCCTTTAAAAATAGACGGACTAACGCTTTATCAAATGAACTATAAACCGGCTGAGCTCTACAGATTAACGCTTGGTTTAGATCGAAATGATACAGAAGATCGAGTTGGGACGTTCACTGTTGATCTGAGTGATGAAAGACTAATGAATGATGACGAAGTTGTCTATGATCTTGGTGATGGCTATGAAGTTACATTATCCGGCTATTATCCAGATTATGAAGTGAAGGAAGAGTGGGTTGACGGGGAAAAGCAAGTCAACTTAGGCTCAAAATCTAAAATTCCGGATAATCCAGTGTTTGTTTTTGAAGTGACCGGTCCTGATATCGAAGAGGTGGAGCGGAGCGTCATCGGAATTGGGATCAACGTCTCTGCGCCAGACGCCGACAATGTATATTCCTTATCCCTTGTCCAACCAGATTTCAGACAGGCGACAGGCCTTAGTGTGACAAAAGACCGGACGCTAGGTATTATTAGCGTTGGCGGTGCGATTTTTATGCTTGGGGTCATTCAAGGAATGTATTGGACACATCGTCGTATTTGGGTGAAAAATGATGACGATGAGGTTTGGGTGAGTGGTCATACAAACAAAAACTGGTTTGGACTGAAAAGAGAGCTGGATGAAGTGATTGCACCTTTTTCCCTTACGTCTGTTGTTGATCGAAAAGAAGAGTCTAAAGCGAAAGACTCTCTGAAGGGAAGTGAGTAG
- a CDS encoding response regulator transcription factor produces the protein MEKSAHILVVDDEERIRRLLKMYLEREHYTVDEAEDGESALEKAVESDYDCILLDLMLPGMDGVEVCEKIRDKKATPILMLTAKGEEANRVQGFESGADDYIVKPFSPREVVLRVKAILRRADSTKFLQTETQAKNVLVFTHLTIDHDAHRVTASDKEIGLTPKEYELLHFMAKTPDKVFSREQLLKEVWKYEFFGDLRTVDTHVKRLREKLSKVSKEAAQMIVTVWGVGYKFEATGE, from the coding sequence ATGGAAAAATCAGCACACATTTTGGTCGTGGATGATGAAGAGAGGATCCGCCGCCTTTTAAAAATGTATCTTGAGCGTGAGCATTATACAGTAGACGAAGCAGAAGATGGAGAATCTGCTCTTGAAAAAGCTGTAGAATCAGATTACGACTGTATCTTACTCGATTTAATGCTTCCGGGAATGGATGGCGTCGAGGTTTGTGAAAAAATTCGTGACAAAAAAGCGACGCCCATCCTCATGCTCACCGCGAAAGGTGAAGAGGCGAATCGTGTTCAAGGGTTTGAATCAGGAGCGGATGACTATATTGTCAAGCCTTTCTCACCGCGCGAGGTTGTACTGCGCGTCAAGGCAATTTTGCGTCGTGCCGATAGCACGAAGTTTTTACAAACAGAAACACAAGCAAAAAATGTGCTCGTCTTCACACATTTAACGATTGACCACGATGCGCATCGTGTGACCGCAAGTGATAAAGAAATCGGTCTTACACCGAAAGAATATGAACTGCTTCATTTTATGGCAAAGACTCCCGACAAAGTGTTTTCTCGAGAGCAATTGTTAAAGGAAGTTTGGAAGTATGAGTTCTTTGGCGATTTGCGAACGGTCGATACACATGTCAAACGATTGCGAGAGAAGCTCTCGAAAGTGTCTAAAGAAGCCGCGCAAATGATTGTGACGGTTTGGGGTGTCGGTTATAAATTTGAAGCGACAGGCGAGTAA